A window of the Lolium perenne isolate Kyuss_39 chromosome 7, Kyuss_2.0, whole genome shotgun sequence genome harbors these coding sequences:
- the LOC139833840 gene encoding uncharacterized protein gives MAPKKLRIRGEAQVPDESKEPATEDEKWLLVPGRIENFTYTGKNVRVPGSLIGAAIRKYWPGMYTPILGGESKLAYTWEDYEIAPYPGFASAADAVIKKFWRNYRVATEHKDRADVVLRNMCRKLTRQQWYNQRITCIGHFYAEQGVRYTKPEIVQGLAPAMTIDEFMSVVPHWADNNKRAAFMELVKNWVGENPDFKAVSDRNKANRGC, from the exons atggctccgaagaagttgcggattcgtggggaagcgcaggttcccgatgagagtaaggaacctgctacggaggatgagaagtggctccttgtcccaggacggataga gaatttcacatacacggggaagaatgtccgcgtgccagggagtctgattggagctgctattaggaagtactggccggggatgtacactccgatccttgggggcgagtccaagctagcctacacttgggaagactatgagatagcgccttaccctggctttgcttccgccgccgacgccgtgatcaagaagttttgg cgcaattatagggtggcgactgagcataaggatagggcggacgtggtgctccgtaacatgtgtcggaagttgacacggcagcagtggtacaaccagaggATCACGTGCATCGGCCACTTCTATGCTGAGCAGGGCGTCAGGTACACAAAGCCTGAGATTGTGCAGGGACTCGCCCCGGCTATGACGATAGATGAGTTCATGTCG gttgtaccacattgggctgataataataagagggccgccttcatggagttggtcaagaattgggtcggcgaaaaccccgatttcaaggccgtgagcgaccggaacaaggccaaccgtggctgctaa